A DNA window from Theobroma cacao cultivar B97-61/B2 chromosome 5, Criollo_cocoa_genome_V2, whole genome shotgun sequence contains the following coding sequences:
- the LOC18600291 gene encoding photosynthetic NDH subunit of subcomplex B 2, chloroplastic: protein MASLLSFSLPKPNIIKASSASPATTTLPIPEALDEKFGRKGIKFSESNNIPFVELTVRNGSSLRLRIPDAHVTSYKPKVYWKDDGLEEILYTVPAGGGDSTKAKGGIGLVINDASDKSSKGSLLSGAGWTVKDADNDSIDALQVELSCTAGTLNISYVVSLYPLSIATAVIVKNNGRKDVTLTSAILSHLNFKKRGRTAINGLKGCSYCSHPPLSSPFELLSPSEAMKSESSGWFGSENEKKPGVWTTQDVPITILKNKLSRVYAAPPSERLKAIYNTPPSKYETLDQDRELFFRVIRMGFEDIYLSSPGSLSEKYGKEYFICTGPASMMVPVVVKPGENWRGAQVIEHDNL from the exons ATggcttctcttctttctttctctcttccaaAACCAAACATAATCAAAGCTTCTTCAGCCTCTCCTGCTACAACTACCCTTCCCATTCCTGAGGCTCTTGATGAAAAATTTGGTCGTAAAGGCATCAAATTCTCGGAGTCCAATAACATTCCATTCGTTGAGCTGACAGTAAGAAATGGGAGCTCACTGAGACTGAGAATACCTGATGCTCATGTCACTTCATACAAGCCTAAAGTATATTGGAAAGATGATGGCCTCGAGGAGATCCTGTATACTGTTCCTGCAGGTGGAGGGGACTCTACCAAGGCCAAAGGAGGGATTGGTTTGGTTATCAATGATGCATCAGATAAAAGTTCAAAAGGGTCGCTTCTGTCTGGTGCGGGGTGGACTGTAAAGGATGCTGATAATGATTCCATTGATGCTCTGCAG GTTGAGTTGAGCTGTACCGCTGGAACTCTAAATATAAGTTATGTTGTCTCCCTCTATCCACTAAGCATAGCAACAGCAGTCATAGTAAAGAACAATGGCCGCAAAGATGTGACTTTAACTAGTGCCATACTTAGCCATCTGAACTTCAAAAAGAGAGGACGCACAGCAATCAATGGACTCAAAGGCTGCTCTTACTGCTCACATCCACCTTTATCTTCACCTTTCGAACTCTTATCTCCCTCTGAAGCAATGAAATCTGAATCTTCTGGATGGTTTGGTTCAGAGAATGAAAAGAAACCAGGTGTGTGGACAACACAAGATGTGCCAATCACCATCTTGAAGAATAAGCTCAGTAGAGTATATGCTGCTCCTCCATCAGAGAGACTAAAGGCAATTTATAACACCCCaccatcaaaatatgaaaCTCTTGATCAG GACAGAGAACTCTTCTTCAGGGTAATACGAATGGGGTTTGAAGATATATACTTGTCCAGCCCTGGTTCCTTATCAGAAAAGTATGGGAAGGAATACTTTATCTGCACAGGTCCGGCTTCAATGATGGTGCCAGTGGTAGTGAAACCTGGAGAAAATTGGAGAGGAGCACAAGTCATTGAGCATGACAACCTGTAA
- the LOC18600290 gene encoding protein NDH-DEPENDENT CYCLIC ELECTRON FLOW 5, which produces MACSSLFSPNFTPFSSPTPTSHHLCYHPHLPSTSLQRSNNRREFPLASVASIPYQPINVDYLEGEFSGHGVTFEGIGDSCVAKMGLDNGSTATLMLPSGLITSYKAPMWHGGTVELLHTSVSEGDEGEAVIQGGVSLALNCEGDSEVSWSPSTWALRDIRGNSKNSIKVELISRENMVETRHIVTLQEDVLSSEITVSNSKSSPLQWTGSIISHLTVSSPDATYALGLEGSNFLNMPPFLSNFGIIPPDFDLENDSYIGQLWSQMGLKRFCSGLGQRNQKNASEAEKKQRESEEMEGEEEGYKQLKEQMSRIYTSAPRFFTLIDRGRRNSVEVGREGFDELYMFSPGSSHEIYGEYAFICVGQSATLKPIILGPGEVWRGCQHLHNPNM; this is translated from the exons ATGGCTTGCAGTTCACTTTTCTCACCCAACTTCACTCCTTTTTCCTCTCCAACACCAACTAGCCATCATTTATGTTATCACCCTCACCTTCCCTCTACATCTCTTCAACGCAGCAATAACAGGAGAGAATTTCCACTTGCATCTGTGGCTTCGATTCCTTACCAACCAATCAACGTGGACTACCTAGAGGGAGAATTCAGTGGCCATGGGGTCACTTTTGAAGGTATTGGTGATAGTTGTGTTGCGAAGATGGGGTTGGATAATGGCAGCACAGCTACTCTAATGCTTCCAAGTGGTTTGATCACTTCTTACAAGGCTCCAATGTGGCATGGGGGCACGGTTGAGCTACTGCACACATCGGTTTCTGAGGGAGATGAAGGTGAGGCTGTGATACAAGGAGGGGTGTCTTTAGCCCTCAACTGTGAAGGTGATAGTGAAGTTTCATGGTCTCCAAGTACTTGGGCTCTTCGTGATATCAGAGGCAATTCGAAGAACTCTATTAAG GTTGAGCTGATAAGTAGAGAAAATATGGTTGAAACAAGACATATTGTGACTCTCCAAGAAGATGTCTTAAGCTCAGAGATTACAGTCTCGAACTCGAAATCATCACCACTACAATGGACTGGATCTATTATAAGCCATCTAACAGTTAGCAGTCCGGATGCAACATATGCACTTGGATTAGAAGGCTCAAATTTTCTCAACATGCCACcctttttgtcaaattttggTATAATTCCTCCAGATTTTGACCTGGAAAATGATTCTTATATTGGCCAGCTATGGAGTCAAATGGGACTGAAAAGGTTTTGCAGTGGATTGGGACAAAGAAATCAGAAGAATGCTAGTGAAGCAGAAAAAAAGCAGagagaaagtgaagaaatGGAGGGTGAAGAGGAGGGGTATAAGCAGTTAAAGGAGCAAATGAGCAGGATTTACACCAGTGCACCTAGATTCTTCACACTCATTGACAGG GGTAGAAGAAACTCAGTTGAGGTAGGAAGAGAAGGATTTGATGAATTGTATATGTTCAGCCCTGGTTCAAGCCATGAAATCTATGGCGAGTATGCTTTTATATGTGTAGGTCAGTCAGCCACGCTTAAACCCATAATCTTAGGTCCAGGAGAAGTGTGGCGAGGTTGCCAGCATTTACACAACCCAAACATGTAA
- the LOC18600289 gene encoding uncharacterized protein LOC18600289 produces the protein MMGRNLSPILRRELANLDKDADSRKSAMKALKSYVRDLDSKAIPVFLAQVSETKETGSVSGEYTISLYEVLARVHGVKIVPQIDSIMSTIIKTLASSAGSFPLQQACSKVVPAIARYGIDPTTPEDKKRHIIHSLCKPLTESLLGSQESLSSGAALCLKALVESDNWRFASDEMVNKVCQNVAAALEEKSTQTNAHMGLVMALAKQNALIVEAYARLLIKSGLRISNAGLAEGNSQKRFSAIQMINFLMKWLDPRSMFSEVELIMEEMEKCQSDQMAYVKGAAYEALQTAKKIAQEEGSKLENSCGSVTGSNYGRRDNSRRRNLVTNGDRSPATASPESQTLDSFMESDSLIESPVSMTQISRNMEYDQRSVNRKLWRYENGGVDVSLKDGLFSAVARGSSICDSPFDHHELTNHGSEYTEEFAGFLQRSPRNRLPRSATPSPQRSRSRINVDNLFTTPRKLIRSLQDPNDLNSDYSEKQARRFRSPSSEKFGWSPMANPNGFRRGMIYEVKGNGHLYTDGDEFQGVSESVSSTDDSPADIDVQASCEAVSKNKTETQDFQNEKARKKTVFKMLFGLFFIILAVLTSFLWTEVQDEGFQVVPT, from the exons ATGATGGGTAGAAATCTTAGCCCAATACTGCGGCGAGAATTAGCCAACCTTGACAAAGATGCTGATAGTCGAAAATCAGCAATGAAAGCACTGAAATCATATGTGAGAGACTTGGATTCCAAGGCAATACCTGTCTTTCTTGCCCAAGTTTCTGAGACCAAAGAGACCGGCTCTGTGTCTGGTGAATACACAATTTCACTCTATGAGGTTCTTGCTCGTGTCCATGGTGTGAAGATTGTTCCTCAGATTGATAGCATCATGTCGACTATTATCAAGACATTAGCTTCAAGTGCCGGGTCCTTCCCTCTTCAACAGGCATGTTCAAAGGTGGTACCTGCAATTGCAAGATACGGGATTGATCCAACCACCCCAGAAGATAAGAAGAGGCATATAATTCATTCACTTTGTAAGCCTCTTACAGAATCTCTTTTGGGTTCCCAAGAAAGCTTGAGTTCAGGGGCTGCACTTTGTTTGAAGGCCCTTGTGGAATCGGATAACTGGCGGTTTGCTTCTGATGAGATGGTGAACAAGGTTTGTCAGAATGTGGCTGCGGCTTTGGAGGAGAAGTCCACTCAGACCAATGCACATATGGGCCTGGTTATGGCTTTAGCAAAGCAAAATGCTCTCATTGTCGAAGCATATGCGAGATTGTTAATAAAATCTGGTTTGAGAATATCAAATGCTGGGCTTGCGGAAGGTAATTCTCAGAAACGATTTTCAGCAATACAAATGATTAATTTCTTGATGAAGTGGTTGGATCCTAGGAGCATGTTCTCAGAGGTGGAGTTGATTATGGAAGAGATGGAGAAGTGTCAATCTGATCAGATGGCTTATGTTAAGGGGGCTGCTTATGAAGCTTTGCAAACTGCAAAAAAAATAGCTCAAGAGGAAGGGTCAAAATTGGAGAATAGTTGCGGTTCAGTTACCGGGTCAAACTATGGTAGAAGAGACAACAGCCGTAGAAGGAACTTAGTCACTAATGGTGATAGATCTCCTGCAACTGCTTCACCTGAATCACAGACGCTTGATTCCTTTATGGAATCTGATTCTTTGATTGAGTCACCAGTTTCAATGACTCAGATATCTCGCAACATGGAATATGATCAAAGGAGTGTGAATCGGAAGCTTTGGAGGTATGAAAATGGAGGTGTCGATGTATCTCTCAAGGATGGTTTGTTCTCTGCAGTGGCTCGGGGAAGTTCCATATGTGATTCACCGTTTGATCATCATGAACTAACCAATCATGGATCAGAGTACACAGAAGAATTTGCAGGATTCTTGCAGAGAAGTCCTAGAAATAGGCTACCAAGAAGTGCCACTCCCAGTCCTCAG AGGTCACGTTCTCGGATTAATGTAGACAATCTCTTTACAACTCCAAGAAAGCTCATCCGCTCTCTTCAAGATCCCAATGATTTGAACTCGGATTACTCTGAGAAACAAGCCAGAAGGTTCAGAAGTCCATCCTCAGAGAAATTTGGATGGAGCCCAATGGCAAACCCCAATGGTTTTCGGCGTGGAATGATCTATGAGGTCAAAGGGAATGGACATTTGTATACTGATGGTGATGAATTCCAAGGTGTCTCTGAATCTGTGTCATCAACTGATGATAGTCCTGCTGACATTGATGTCCAAGCGTCTTGTGAGGCAGTTTCCAAGAATAAAACTGAAACTCAGGATTTTCAGAATGAGAAAGCTCGCAAGAAGACAGTTTTTAAAATGCTTTTTGGCCTCTTTTTCATTATACTTGCAGTTCTCACTTCATTTTTGTGGACTGAAGTTCAGGATGAAGGCTTCCAAGTAGTTCCAACTTGA
- the LOC18600292 gene encoding T-complex protein 1 subunit theta: MGFSMQPYGIQSMLKEGHKHLSGLDEAVLKNIDACKQLSTITRTSLGPDGMNKMVINHLDKLFVTNDAATIVNELEVQHPAAKILVLAGKAQQEEIGDGANLTISFAGELLQNAEELIRTGLHPSEIISGYTKAINKTIEVLSELVEKGSEKMDVRNKEQVVTRMKAAVASKQHGQEDILCSLIADACIQVCPKNPANFDVDNVRVSKLVGGGLHNCTIVRGMVLKGDAVGSIKRMEKAKVAVFASGIDTSATETKGTVLIHSAEQLENYAKTEEAKVEELIKAVADSGAKVIVSGGAVGEMALHFCERYKLMVLKISSKFELRRFCRTTGTAALLKLSQPKPDDLGFVDSVSVEEIGGSRVTVVRSEEGGNRVATVVLRGSTDSILDDLERAVDDGVNTYKAMCRDSRIVPGAAATEIELARRLKEFSFKETGLDQYAIAKFAESFEMVPRTLAENAGLNPMDVISKLYEKHASGNTKVGIDLGGGDSEDGVCKDASTMSIWDLYVTKFFALKYATDAACTVLRVDQIIMAKPAGGPRRDQPAGMDED, translated from the exons atgggGTTCTCGATGCAGCCATATGGGATACAATCGATGCTGAAGGAAGGTCACAAGCATCTCTCAGGTCTCGACGAAGCTGTTCTCAAAAACATCGATGCTTGCAAGCAACTCTCCACCATCACCCGCACTTCCCTCGGGCCCGACG GTATGAATAAGATGGTTATTAATCATTTAGACAAGCTCTTTGTCACGAATGATGCTGCTACTATTGTCAATGAGCTTGAGGTTCAGCATCCTGCTGCAAAGATATTAGTTCTAGCGGGTAAGGCTCAGCAAGAGGAAATTGGTGATGGGGCTAATTTGACGATTTCTTTTGCCGGCGAGCTTCTCCAAAACGCAGAGGAGCTTATTAGGACTGGCTTGCACCCTAGTGAGATCATAAGTGGATATACTAAAGCTATTAACAAG ACGATTGAGGTTTTGTCAGAACTGGTGGAGAAAGGTTCTGAAAAAATGGATGTTAGGAATAAAGAGCAAGTCGTTACTCGAATGAAAGCGGCTGTTGCTAGCAAACAACATGGACAGGAAGATATTTTGTGTTCCCTTATAGCTGAT GCATGTATCCAAGTCTGCCCCAAGAATCCTGCGAATTTTGATGTTGATAATGTCCGTGTGTCAAAGCTTGTTGGAGGAGGTTTGCATAATTGTACAATAGTTCGGGGGATGGTTTTAAAAGGTGATGCTGTGGGAAGTATAAAGCGAATGGAGAAGGCAAAG GTGGCTGTGTTTGCCAGTGGTATTGATACATCTGCTACTGAAACAAAAGGAACTGTATTGATTCACTCTGCTGAGCAG CTAGAGAATTATGCAAAAACTGAAGAAGCTAAGGTTGAGGAGCTCATTAAAGCAGTTGCTGATTCTGGTGCCAAAGTTATTGTCAGTGGAGGAGCAGTCGGTGAAATGGCATTGCATTTCTGTGAACGTTACAA GTTAATGGTCTTGAAAATCAGCTCAAAGTTTGAACTGCGACGCTTTTGCCGCACAACAGGCACTGCTGCTCTC ttgaaactcagccaaccaAAGCCAGATGATTTGGGATTTGTTGATTCAGTTTCAGTTGAGGAAATCGGTGGTTCTCGG GTCACTGTTGTGAGAAGTGAAGAAGGTGGTAACAGAGTTGCCACTGTGGTTCTGCGAGGAAGTACTGATAGTATATTGGATGATCTTGAAAGAGCTGTTGATGATGGAGTGAATACATATAAG GCAATGTGTAGGGACAGCCGTATAGTACCTGGAGCTGCAGCTACTGAGATTGAATTGGCGAGAAGATTGAAGGAATTTTCCTTTAAGGAAACAGG ATTGGATCAGTATGCCATTGCTAAATTCGCTGAAAGCTTTGAAATGGTACCAAGAACTTTGGCAGAGAATGCTGGACTCAATCCAATGGATGTTATATCTAAGCTGTATGAAAAACATGCATCCGGAAATACCAAAGTGGGCATCGACTTGGGAGGAGGTGACTCTGAGGATGGTGTTTGCAAGGATGCCTCAACCATGAGCATTTGGGATCTTTATGTCACTAA GTTTTTCGCTCTCAAATATGCTACTGATGCTGCCTGCACCGTGCTACGGGTAGATCAG ATTATCATGGCAAAACCAGCTGGAGGTCCAAGGAGAGATCAGCCTGCGGGAATGGATGAGGACTAA
- the LOC18600293 gene encoding uncharacterized protein LOC18600293 isoform X1 has translation MATSDRILANFTPLEVADSLENLSLDSQAKTTKVPEPFKKDFYGDNGSYMYQQTYGYMPYGAYSVPSSPLPAMGHDGQLHALQEYHYPSPYYQPPMQTSQASASQVEVSTSGVAEQASLSIDTNKGNSSTIASGGGLSGNNGSGSLKPTFKSSSLNPNASYKRGGLPTGNLSQGYQDPRFSYDGIQSTVPWLDMSMSSNGQSKHAANSGFSSYTNNLSSGRNQNVHPFPHVVNLHNARPSSGVAQAYGYMNHMYPNNMAYSHYGSTIRGGSGYGSYSYDSWKKGLGWYTVGNNNKSRGRGYGKENMDGLSELNKGPRVKGYKSQDDFESATLAVKDQNLPLTESNKENNVTLVPDMEQYNKEDFPESYSDAKFFVIKSYSEDDVHKSIKYNVWASTSNGNKKLDAAFCEANDKPDGCPVFLLFSVNTSGQFVGLAEMVGPVDFNKTMEYWQQDKWTGCFPVKWHIVKDVPNTSLRHITLENNENKPVTNSRDTQEVNFEQGIQILKIFKDHSSKTCILDDFEFYEARQKIIQEKKAKHQLLQKQVSNGQPNDDVVTDNEQNSAVAKETTDKSVEAALIEEQPVASAAEVVKSNGDVKPVEENGSVATTEDGPANSVCVASAC, from the exons ATGGCCACCTCTGATCGTATCCTTGCTAACTTTACTCCTCTCG AAGTTGCAGATTCACTGGAGAACTTGTCTCTGGATTCACAGGCCAAGACCACCAAGGTTCCTGAGCCTTTCAAGAAG GATTTCTATGGTGATAATGGCTCTTACATGTACCAGCAAACTTATGGTTATATGCCATATGGAGCGTATTCTGTGCCCAGTTCACCTCTTCCTGCTATGGGACATGATGGTCAGCTGCATGCGCTGCAAGAATACCATTATCCAAGCCCTTATTACCAACCACCTATGCAGACTAGTCAAGCCAGTGCATCTCAAGTGGAGGTTTCGACTTCTGGTGTAGCTGAACAAGCTTCCTTATCAATTGATACAAATAAGGGAAATTCAAGCACTATAGCAAGTGGTGGAGGTTTGAGTGGTAATAATGGGTCAGGGTCATTAAAACCAACTTTCAAAAGCTCTTCCCTAAACCCCAATGCGTCTTACAAAAGAGGAGGCTTGCCAACAGGTAATCTGTCCCAAGGTTATCAGGATCCAAGATTTAGCTATGATGGGATTCAGTCAACAGTTCCTTGGTTAGATATGTCAATGTCTTCTAATGGACAATCCAAGCATGCTGCAAATAGTGGGTTCTCTTCATACACGAACAACCTTTCATCTGGCAGGAATCAGAATGTTCACCCATTCCCTCATGTTGTG AATTTGCATAATGCAAGACCATCATCAGGCGTAGCCCAAGCATATGGATACATGAACCACATGTACCCGAACAACATGGCTTACAGTCATTATGGAAGCACCATCAGGGGTGGTTCTGGTTATGGATCATATAGCTATGATTCCTGGAAGAAAGGACTAGGGTGGTACACTGTTGGTAACAACAACAAATCTAGGGGTCGTGGTTATGGCAAAGAGAATATGGATGGTTTAAGTGAGCTGAACAAAGGACCTAGAGTAAAGGGGTATAAGAGTCAGGATGATTTTGAATCTGCTACACTGGCTGTCAAAGATCAGAACCTTCCACTGACTGAGAGCAACAAGGAGAACAATGTTACTCTTGTTCCAGATATGGAGCAGTACAATAAAGAAGATTTTCCTGAGAGTTATTCAGATGCAAAGTTTTTTGTCATTAAATCCTATAGTGAGGATGATGTCCACAAAAGCATTAAATACAATGTTTGGGCCAGTACATCTAATGGCAACAAGAAACTAGATGCAGCATTCTGTGAGGCCAACGATAAGCCTGATGGCTGTCCTGTATTTCTGTTGTTCTCT GTTAATACCAGTGGACAATTTGTTGGTTTAGCAGAGATGGTGGGCCCAGTTGATTTTAACAAAACTATGGAATACTGGCAACAAGACAAGTGGACTGGTTGCTTCCCTGTGAAGTGGCACATCGTTAAGGATGTGCCAAACACTTCATTGAGGCACATAACACTTGAGAACAATGAGAACAAGCCCGTCACTAATAGTAGGGACACCCAGGAg GTTAATTTTGAGCAGGGGATTCAAATTCTCAAAATCTTTAAGGATCATTCCAGTAAGACATGCATTcttgatgattttgaattttatgagGCTCGTCAAAAGATAATCCAGGAGAAAAAGGCCAAGCATCAGCTGTTACAAAAACAG GTTTCAAATGGGCAACCTAATGATGATGTTGTAACTGATAACGAACAAAATTCGGCAGTAGCAAAGGAGACTACAGATAAATCTGTAGAGGCAGCCTTGATAGAAGAACAACCGGTTGCATCAGCAGCGGAGGTTGTAAAGTCGAATGGAGATGTGAAACCTGTAGAAGAGAATGGATCAGTCGCTACAACTGAAGATGGCCCCGCCAATTCAGTTTGCGTCGCAAGTGCTTGCTAA
- the LOC18600293 gene encoding uncharacterized protein LOC18600293 isoform X2: protein MATSDQVADSLENLSLDSQAKTTKVPEPFKKDFYGDNGSYMYQQTYGYMPYGAYSVPSSPLPAMGHDGQLHALQEYHYPSPYYQPPMQTSQASASQVEVSTSGVAEQASLSIDTNKGNSSTIASGGGLSGNNGSGSLKPTFKSSSLNPNASYKRGGLPTGNLSQGYQDPRFSYDGIQSTVPWLDMSMSSNGQSKHAANSGFSSYTNNLSSGRNQNVHPFPHVVNLHNARPSSGVAQAYGYMNHMYPNNMAYSHYGSTIRGGSGYGSYSYDSWKKGLGWYTVGNNNKSRGRGYGKENMDGLSELNKGPRVKGYKSQDDFESATLAVKDQNLPLTESNKENNVTLVPDMEQYNKEDFPESYSDAKFFVIKSYSEDDVHKSIKYNVWASTSNGNKKLDAAFCEANDKPDGCPVFLLFSVNTSGQFVGLAEMVGPVDFNKTMEYWQQDKWTGCFPVKWHIVKDVPNTSLRHITLENNENKPVTNSRDTQEVNFEQGIQILKIFKDHSSKTCILDDFEFYEARQKIIQEKKAKHQLLQKQVSNGQPNDDVVTDNEQNSAVAKETTDKSVEAALIEEQPVASAAEVVKSNGDVKPVEENGSVATTEDGPANSVCVASAC from the exons ATGGCCACCTCTGATC AAGTTGCAGATTCACTGGAGAACTTGTCTCTGGATTCACAGGCCAAGACCACCAAGGTTCCTGAGCCTTTCAAGAAG GATTTCTATGGTGATAATGGCTCTTACATGTACCAGCAAACTTATGGTTATATGCCATATGGAGCGTATTCTGTGCCCAGTTCACCTCTTCCTGCTATGGGACATGATGGTCAGCTGCATGCGCTGCAAGAATACCATTATCCAAGCCCTTATTACCAACCACCTATGCAGACTAGTCAAGCCAGTGCATCTCAAGTGGAGGTTTCGACTTCTGGTGTAGCTGAACAAGCTTCCTTATCAATTGATACAAATAAGGGAAATTCAAGCACTATAGCAAGTGGTGGAGGTTTGAGTGGTAATAATGGGTCAGGGTCATTAAAACCAACTTTCAAAAGCTCTTCCCTAAACCCCAATGCGTCTTACAAAAGAGGAGGCTTGCCAACAGGTAATCTGTCCCAAGGTTATCAGGATCCAAGATTTAGCTATGATGGGATTCAGTCAACAGTTCCTTGGTTAGATATGTCAATGTCTTCTAATGGACAATCCAAGCATGCTGCAAATAGTGGGTTCTCTTCATACACGAACAACCTTTCATCTGGCAGGAATCAGAATGTTCACCCATTCCCTCATGTTGTG AATTTGCATAATGCAAGACCATCATCAGGCGTAGCCCAAGCATATGGATACATGAACCACATGTACCCGAACAACATGGCTTACAGTCATTATGGAAGCACCATCAGGGGTGGTTCTGGTTATGGATCATATAGCTATGATTCCTGGAAGAAAGGACTAGGGTGGTACACTGTTGGTAACAACAACAAATCTAGGGGTCGTGGTTATGGCAAAGAGAATATGGATGGTTTAAGTGAGCTGAACAAAGGACCTAGAGTAAAGGGGTATAAGAGTCAGGATGATTTTGAATCTGCTACACTGGCTGTCAAAGATCAGAACCTTCCACTGACTGAGAGCAACAAGGAGAACAATGTTACTCTTGTTCCAGATATGGAGCAGTACAATAAAGAAGATTTTCCTGAGAGTTATTCAGATGCAAAGTTTTTTGTCATTAAATCCTATAGTGAGGATGATGTCCACAAAAGCATTAAATACAATGTTTGGGCCAGTACATCTAATGGCAACAAGAAACTAGATGCAGCATTCTGTGAGGCCAACGATAAGCCTGATGGCTGTCCTGTATTTCTGTTGTTCTCT GTTAATACCAGTGGACAATTTGTTGGTTTAGCAGAGATGGTGGGCCCAGTTGATTTTAACAAAACTATGGAATACTGGCAACAAGACAAGTGGACTGGTTGCTTCCCTGTGAAGTGGCACATCGTTAAGGATGTGCCAAACACTTCATTGAGGCACATAACACTTGAGAACAATGAGAACAAGCCCGTCACTAATAGTAGGGACACCCAGGAg GTTAATTTTGAGCAGGGGATTCAAATTCTCAAAATCTTTAAGGATCATTCCAGTAAGACATGCATTcttgatgattttgaattttatgagGCTCGTCAAAAGATAATCCAGGAGAAAAAGGCCAAGCATCAGCTGTTACAAAAACAG GTTTCAAATGGGCAACCTAATGATGATGTTGTAACTGATAACGAACAAAATTCGGCAGTAGCAAAGGAGACTACAGATAAATCTGTAGAGGCAGCCTTGATAGAAGAACAACCGGTTGCATCAGCAGCGGAGGTTGTAAAGTCGAATGGAGATGTGAAACCTGTAGAAGAGAATGGATCAGTCGCTACAACTGAAGATGGCCCCGCCAATTCAGTTTGCGTCGCAAGTGCTTGCTAA